The genomic DNA aacgaaaaaaataaaagaatttatttttttattttttattttatttttatttttctaactaaTGAAGTGATGTTATCCTTTTCTCCAAAATTTTATTCCCACATTactctttattctttatataaataaatttaacaatttaaatttagtaaTTAGACATTGTATTCTTCTCCCATAAAATTAAActttacaattaattttaaattataattataggagatatttatttgaaatctatGGGACAAAAACCAAAAGATGGGTAAATTGGTTTGGTTGGAGCAGAAAAGCAATCAATCGTCTATGGTACAGACTAGAGACAGATCACATCGCCGAAACTGAAAGGAGGAACCTTACTTGTTGAGCTGCTACGGTTTGTGGTCAGCAAAAACTTTAGGGAAGATGGAAGTAATTGCTAGTAGCTCCCGTTCTGGTTCTGGTTCTTTGCCTCTCCTCCATTCTCACCGGGTCGGACCTCCAGTAATCACCAAACATCAACTGGGTCGTCGTAGGTTCTTCTTTAATGGCATTTCCACCATCTGTTCTCACGATGAATCACATAATCGCGAGTTTTCCCACCTGGGAAACAACGTTGAACAGATTCCCTCCTCAGCAGAAAGGTACAATTTTACTTGCCCAGTTAACCTTTTCCTTGGTCCGTGAGTTTAGTGAATGGTAATGGATAGTAACCCAAGTGTGGTAGAGAGAAATTGTTtggttatttatgttttcagTTCTTTGATGGTTCATTGGATAGTATAATCTTGTTGACTGACTGACCCACGATAGCAGTTTTTATAGGATGACATTGGCTcgtgatgatgatgatacaaTTGAAGTAATAAGAAATGGGTTTCTTTCCAAAACGCGTAGGGGATTGTTTGCCAGTGTGTTTGCATATACCTGTTATCATCCCTCAAGGTACTTGTCAGGTTGGCACAATCAGCTTTGTTTGTTAGTTCATATTCTTCATAACTTTCTGTTATTTCTTCTGAGATGAAATTGGTGAATGAATATACAGCTCATGCTCTTAGTGATCCATCTGTGACTGTTGAACAAGTAACACCCCTTGTCTATCCCTCAGGGAAGCTCTTCCCTTCTGAGGTCTGTTCTCAATCATACTTTTTATTGCCATTGAATGCTTCATTTTGACAACTGCTATTCTTTCTTCTTAACAGGAAAGGATTGTGCAACTATTTGAGAAGAACACTTACTCTGTTGTGAATATATTTGATGTAACTTTGCGTCCTCAGCTGAATGTTACGGGCGTAGTCGAGGTAAccttttttgttgttgaaatgGTAAGTATTTTCCAGCGATGTCACCTGACTTTATCTATTCATTTCAACTGGTAGATCCCGGAAGGGAATGGTTCTGGGGTGATCTGGGATGGAGAAGGACATATTGTAACAAATTATCACGGTAAATGCTGGTATAAGACTTTAGATTACTTTTGACACTCACGTGAGAAATTAATCTGTACTTTCTCGTGTTACCCTTCCTTTTACGAGCAAACCATTTGACTGAGAGATGTAATGATTTCtgaataattttgtataatgtTTTTTGTTATCCAGTCATCGGTAATTCGCTGTCAAGGAACCCCAGTAGTGGACAAGTCGTAGCACGGGTTAATATTCTTGCTTCAGAAGGGTGAGGTGTGATTAAGCTGTTTAGCTTGTATTTTTACCAGATCACCTGCCTTTTTTTCTTATGCTCTAACCTTTTTCTTCTGGTTTAGTAGCTTAGGTTTGTTAATTTGACCCTGTTTATGTTGTGCTGTCTTCTGAAAAAAAAGGGTGCAGAAGAATTTTGAGGGCAAGTTAGTTGGTGCAGATCGGGCCAAGGATCTCGCTGTGCTGAAGGTGACATCATTATGTCTAAGTGCATGAAATCTACTTTATTTGTTTCTgactaagtttagtttccaaaATGTAGATCCATTATTAACTTTTAACATAAACAGGTGGAAGCCCCTGAAGAATTGTTGAGACCCATTAAGGTGGGGCAGTCATCTTCATTGAAAGTCGGCCAGCAGTGCTTGGCCATTGGAAATCCGTTTGGTTTTGATCATACGCTGACTGTGGGAGTGATCAGTGGGTTGAACCGAGACATTTTTAGCCAAACTGGGGTAACTATTGGTGGGGGAGTTCAGACAGATGCTGCCATCAATCCCGGGAATAGGTACTCTCCCTgtcccatttttattttaagttatagggattcttctcttgttcttttgttCCATTCTACCttttttttaagttgatttGTTTCCACCAATTGTTGCAGTGGCGGTCCACTTCTAAATTCTAAAGGAGATTTAATTGGCATTAATACAGCAATATTTACGCAGACAGGTAGTTCCCTTGCATACAAtacgaataattttttttagtaaaatctCTTATCGTTGTTGATTTTATATGTCAGGGACATCGGCAGGGGTAGGATTTGCTATCCCATCTTCAACTGTGGTGAAGATAGTACCTCAATTAATCCAATTTGGCAAAGTATGTCCTTCTTAGGAGTGTCCATAATTTATATGGTCTATACTCTAGATAAGATTCAAATTCATCAAACTTTGTGATTGTTTAATAGGTTGTTCGGGCTGGTCTAAATGTGGAAATTGCTCCTGATCTAGTGGCAAACCAACTTAATGTTAGAAATGGTGCTCTTGTTCTACAGGTAATAGCTCAAATCAAATAGGGATCTTGAAtctaaatataatagtattgatttgtgaattttttttttgcaggTTCCTGGAAATAGTGTTGCAGGACTACTACCAACTACTAGGGGATTTGCTGGTAATATCATACTCGGGGATATAATAACTTCTGTTGACAATAAAACGGTGACTGACCCTCCTCTCTCGCTCTCTATATGTAAATATTGTATCCTCTTAGAAGAAGAGGCTGAAGTAGTGTTTGTTAAGCAGGTTAGAAGCAAAGCAGAATTATACAAAGCACTCGAGGATTATAATGTGGGAGATAAAGTAGTGTTGAAGATCCTGAGAGGAAATGAGAACTTAGAGCTTCCTGTGattcttgaagaaaaagaatgaagtcTGTAAACAACAGTTTTAAGAGTCTTGCCATTATTTGAACAATAATCTTTGCTTATTCTTTGTCATATACCACTTCATCATTTACACATGAATTCTTGACTTTGGAAGATGAATTGCCCACTTAAGATTCagtactttttattattttattttgtcaggGAAAGAAGTCAAAAGCATAGAAAAATGATTGAATAGAATACAAGCTATGGGTTCATGTGAGAGTCAACTCTTGATGGTACTTTCTTGAAGCATGAAACAAGGaacacttcatttttatttattcttactTCTTCTTTTATTACACAGTTAAATATTCTTACTacttttttaacattaaagttTGTTTCTcgagaaagaaatcaaaatattttcagtttaattaatcaattaagtgTTTTCAAGTCAGATTTGAACACTAACACATGGATCCTTTCAAGTCCAAACACATAGAGTGAAATATGTTACAAAAACTTTTTTAATCATTATCGTTCTAACTATGAAagcattaattttattaattaaaatatttttatttaattttaaatttcaattaaaaaagacattttagtaaactttaaataaaacccaaataattaattttgttaaaaaagtatttttaaaaaatcttaaaaaactttaaagaaatcaagataaaaaaaagctctaaaaaaaataaaatactttattttaggTCACATTGTCAAATTCGTGTTTTTTATTGGGATTAATTGAAATTTCAgatattttctttcaaattttataatttgaagttCCGTagattaaagttataaaaaaacgAGGTTTTGTCTTAACAGTTTCAAACGTAGTTTAATTATTATCGATAAATTAACGacattaatcttttatttataaatattaggtaaataataaattcCTAACTTTTAAATGGttaggtaatttttttttttaattttaacaataaaaagtcaatattatttttaatatttaaaaaaaatgtatgaaattCTAATTAACTCTCAACATGGTACTACATGGAACTTCGGGTTTAACAATTCTAATCTGTTTtgtctttttttcattttatgatcataatttatttattggaagagtaaaaaatatgtgccaaatattttaagatgtctatatttacaaattacaaatatgttaaaaatgttgatttgatttatttatgaaGATTGACCATGAAAAAAGGTTGGTTTCGTTAAGTCCTTATACTTCCTCCATCTGACAGCTGGCAGACGGCCACTGTCCATATATGATCCATCCAtgatccatccatccatcccaAGTGAAACAAGGCGGAAAGAGAGTCAGCAGCGGAATTCATGGGTCGTTCTCCTTTTCATTCGATTCTGCTCCTATCAGCGTTTCTTCTCCTTTTCTTCTCTCATGGTAATAATCACTCTTCTTTCGTTCATCATTAGGGTTTCATTTCATCTTCACTTTTCAACTTTCCTTTCTGTAAATGGGGGCTTTTGCGTTTGCCTTTGTTGATTCCTAGGGTTGGGGACCAAATTGAAGCAAACCAATTTCCAGACTGAGGAGAAGGCGACTGCGGCGGCAGATATGCAATTTGAGGTTTTGCTTTGCGATTTTATGGAGAaagatttgatttttgtttcatGGGTGTTTTGTTTTCTGACGCAGGTTGTTTCTAGAGAAATGATCGAACTGGACTATGTTGAAGCAGGACCAAACACTAATACAAGGTCCGGATTTGTGTCACCCCCACCTGAGGGCTCATAGATTTTGATCATCTTATCTTAATGCAATGCTTATAGAAAAAAGAAACCCAATTATATTTCACTCTTCTTCTGCTCTGCTGGGTGTTGTCATTCATTCCAGTTCTTGTAAATCTTTTGTGTTGTTGTATTTTTTAATGTGGTTGTGTTGTGTTTCTGGTTTGATTTGTTAAAAACATATATGAGATCATTATATAAAGGTTTTTTGACAGATTAATTTGTACTTGAAATCTTGAATCATATCTTATCTTTTTGCTTTTGAAATGTAACCTTACCAAAGTAGGGAAATGTATGAACTTGATTTTGAATCACCATTGATCCCCCTTAAGGTTCAAGACACAAACACTTGTTGAAGAAGACACAGAATCAtgctatttcaaattaattgagGTTTAATTTGATGTCTCTAAttcgatttttattaaattgaaattagggACTAATTTATCTATGTTTAGGGTTTATATGGATTCGCCCACCATAGATTTGacattatttcttattttttaaaaaaaaaataaattaaattatttatttgtttttatatttcaaaaaattaaagataaattattccttcatttttttttgttttatttataattttctctttattttaataaacccatactaattaaaataatataatcaaatgaagcaaaaatCTTCTTTAAATGACTAAACATATCAATCTTTTCATTTTTACTTAAATCAATCAATAGTTAATCTCATatcacattttaataaaaaaaaatagaataattgtGCCTAACAACATAATTAATGTCACATTTTATAGTTggaaaattaaaatgtataaaataaaaagataatcaaatatttttttaattgtaattaattattttaattaaattctttagaaaagttaaaaattgaTAGTCAACCAATATTATGAATGAAGACAAATTAGTGTTTTTACTAGGTTGATTATGTCAAATTATAATCTCGttattttcacttaaaacaaattaaattaaattaaaaaaaatatgataattttaactaaatttttacCTTAAATAAAGGAGTCACTCAAGATTTGGAAGAAGAACCACCAACCTAATTGAGCAGCAGATGATTATTGATTGAATTCCATTTCCGATTCAATTTTGATTTGGCAAAGTGAAAACCGGACAAGTAGACGATTCATCCGGTTCACTCGGTACAACTGTCTTTCTTCCATCTATCTAATTCCAATCTCCATGCAATTTCTCCTCATTTCATTTTGCGTTTCTAACCAAACTTGGGTTTTTCATTTTCGcgcatacatatatatacaaagaGACCCAGATAGAGAAAGATCTAAAGTTCTAGAGTTTCCTCCAGCTTTTAGCATCTTAACCCAGCTGTATCTTCCTGTATCTCCTTTAGAAGCCCTAGCTCGGGAGGGTTTCGTGTCTTTCAGGCCATGGACACATCTGATTTCAAT from Impatiens glandulifera chromosome 9, dImpGla2.1, whole genome shotgun sequence includes the following:
- the LOC124914044 gene encoding protease Do-like 8, chloroplastic isoform X1, with product MEVIASSSRSGSGSLPLLHSHRVGPPVITKHQLGRRRFFFNGISTICSHDESHNREFSHLGNNVEQIPSSAERMTLARDDDDTIEVIRNGFLSKTRRGLFASVFAYTCYHPSRYLSAHALSDPSVTVEQVTPLVYPSGKLFPSEERIVQLFEKNTYSVVNIFDVTLRPQLNVTGVVEIPEGNGSGVIWDGEGHIVTNYHVIGNSLSRNPSSGQVVARVNILASEGVQKNFEGKLVGADRAKDLAVLKVEAPEELLRPIKVGQSSSLKVGQQCLAIGNPFGFDHTLTVGVISGLNRDIFSQTGVTIGGGVQTDAAINPGNSGGPLLNSKGDLIGINTAIFTQTGTSAGVGFAIPSSTVVKIVPQLIQFGKVVRAGLNVEIAPDLVANQLNVRNGALVLQVPGNSVAGLLPTTRGFAGNIILGDIITSVDNKTQVRSKAELYKALEDYNVGDKVVLKILRGNENLELPVILEEKE
- the LOC124914044 gene encoding protease Do-like 8, chloroplastic isoform X2, coding for MEVIASSSRSGSGSLPLLHSHRVGPPVITKHQLGRRRFFFNGISTICSHDESHNREFSHLGNNVEQIPSSAERMTLARDDDDTIEVIRNGFLSKTRRGLFASVFAYTCYHPSRYLSAHALSDPSVTVEQVTPLVYPSGKLFPSEERIVQLFEKNTYSVVNIFDVTLRPQLNVTGVVEIPEGNGSGVIWDGEGHIVTNYHVIGNSLSRNPSSGQVVARVNILASEGVQKNFEGKLVGADRAKDLAVLKVEAPEELLRPIKVGQSSSLKVGQQCLAIGNPFGFDHTLTVGVISGLNRDIFSQTGVTIGGGVQTDAAINPGNSGGPLLNSKGDLIGINTAIFTQTGTSAGVGFAIPSSTVVKIVPQLIQFGKVVRAGLNVEIAPDLVANQLNVRNGALVLQVPGNSVAGLLPTTRGFAGNIILGDIITSVDNKTVRSKAELYKALEDYNVGDKVVLKILRGNENLELPVILEEKE
- the LOC124914044 gene encoding protease Do-like 8, chloroplastic isoform X3, whose translation is MGFFPKRVGDCLPVCLHIPVIIPQAHALSDPSVTVEQVTPLVYPSGKLFPSEERIVQLFEKNTYSVVNIFDVTLRPQLNVTGVVEIPEGNGSGVIWDGEGHIVTNYHVIGNSLSRNPSSGQVVARVNILASEGVQKNFEGKLVGADRAKDLAVLKVEAPEELLRPIKVGQSSSLKVGQQCLAIGNPFGFDHTLTVGVISGLNRDIFSQTGVTIGGGVQTDAAINPGNSGGPLLNSKGDLIGINTAIFTQTGTSAGVGFAIPSSTVVKIVPQLIQFGKVVRAGLNVEIAPDLVANQLNVRNGALVLQVPGNSVAGLLPTTRGFAGNIILGDIITSVDNKTQVRSKAELYKALEDYNVGDKVVLKILRGNENLELPVILEEKE
- the LOC124916504 gene encoding uncharacterized protein LOC124916504 gives rise to the protein MGRSPFHSILLLSAFLLLFFSHGLGTKLKQTNFQTEEKATAAADMQFEVVSREMIELDYVEAGPNTNTRSGFVSPPPEGS